Proteins encoded in a region of the Ranitomeya imitator isolate aRanImi1 chromosome 9, aRanImi1.pri, whole genome shotgun sequence genome:
- the LRRC10B gene encoding leucine-rich repeat-containing protein 10B produces the protein MGGCGSVPMVAGEGVDEPLPEDTEEQLSSGDGTLEFSGRKMARLPVSICTLADQLYKLYLSGTMVSEIPDDLYQLHNLRTLALDANRLPELPEAVCSLPHLGRLYIGANRLQGLPPSFARLQTLRTLWIERNFLYHFPRVLLNMPALRCLQMGDNRLRGLPGDIATCMPGLRSLWLYGNRLERVPRVLLRLHGLEVLDLDKNKISVFPDMSGMKGLLLLSYDHNPVNAPPKVGETVTLVGEGAQEFMEEREERRKQIEEEEMEEREREQQEKEAQKAEEEAEREGEWEGEQEELFEEEAEEQDNHPSNQYSGDHEEDYYPDEEGYYLEEGYYPDEEIY, from the coding sequence ATGGGCGGATGTGGATCAGTACCCATGGTGGCAGGAGAAGGTGTAGATGAACCTTTACCAGAAGATACAGAGGAACAACTGAGTTCAGGAGATGGCACCTTGGAGTTCAGTGGACGCAAGATGGCACGACTTCCGGTTTCAATATGCACACTCGCTGATCAGCTCTATAAACTGTACCTGAGTGGCACAATGGTAAGTGAGATCCCCGATGACCTATATCAACTCCACAACTTACGCACTTTAGCTCTTGATGCCAACAGATTACCGGAGTTGCCAGAGGCTGTATGTTCTCTACCACATCTGGGTCGCCTCTACATTGGGGCAAATCGTCTTCAGGGTCTCCCCCCTTCCTTTGCACGTCTCCAGACTTTGCGCACTCTGTGGATAGAGCGGAATTTTTTGTACCACTTTCCACGTGTATTACTGAACATGCCCGCACTGCGATGTTTGCAAATGGGTGACAACCGGTTAAGGGGTCTTCCTGGAGATATTGCCACTTGTATGCCAGGTCTCAGAAGTCTCTGGCTCTATGGAAATAGACTGGAGCGTGTACCAAGAGTTCTTTTACGCTTACACGGACTAGAGGTTCTCGATCTGGATAAAAACAAGATTTCAGTGTTTCCAGACATGAGTGGAATGAAGGGACTTTTGCTACTTTCTTATGACCACAATCCTGTGAATGCTCCACCCAAGGTAGGAGAGACGGTCACATTGGTTGGTGAGGGTGCCCAGGAGTTTATGGAAGAAAGGGAGGAGCGCAGAAAACAGAtagaggaagaggagatggaggagagagaaagagaacagCAAGAGAAGGAGGCACAAAAGGCTGAAGAAGAGGCTGAAAGAGAGGGTGAATGGGAAGGTGAACAAGAAGAACTTTTTGAAGAGGAGGCTGAAGAGCAGGACAACCATCCTTCTAACCAGTACTCTGGTGACCACGAAGAGGACTATTATCCAGATGAGGAAGGGTATTACCTGGAGGAAGGATATTACCCTGATGAAGAAATTTATTGA